The Roseovarius indicus genome has a segment encoding these proteins:
- a CDS encoding ABC transporter C-terminal domain-containing protein, with product MKRAFLHALAGAVVAACPATLTLAQSTVLAGDHAIDGRACIGPFCDGSTSFPPVEALKLNGYTVGIGFEDASDGTGFPDRDWRLLVNDDISTATGGISRFSVEDIDASTIPFTIEGGAPENAFYMADDGDIGLGTSMPQASLHVASQTFPTLRLERTSPPTSEWNIAASPGTLRIRDVETWTIPFSIVTGAPTNALTIAESGNIGIGTSEAAAPLEVSDDATFSFFRITAAQAAINQSVDITFTGGPLGTGELRYNIVDGDGPEMKLNADGDMQILGTLTTGGPSCTGGCDAVFTEERIIPEADYAARMWADGYLPHVGPTAPETPVNVSEKLGGILNALEHAHVFIDRQNSRIETLEAEKAAQNDRIAAQDARIEALLARMEAIETGQRAD from the coding sequence ATGAAGCGCGCATTCCTTCACGCCCTGGCCGGCGCGGTCGTGGCCGCCTGTCCGGCAACCCTGACCCTCGCACAATCCACCGTTCTGGCGGGCGATCATGCCATAGATGGCCGTGCCTGTATCGGTCCGTTCTGCGATGGGTCGACAAGCTTTCCGCCTGTCGAGGCGCTGAAGCTCAACGGCTATACCGTCGGCATCGGCTTCGAAGACGCCTCCGACGGCACCGGCTTCCCCGACCGCGACTGGCGGCTGCTGGTCAACGACGACATCTCCACGGCGACCGGCGGTATCTCCCGCTTCTCGGTCGAGGATATCGACGCCAGCACGATCCCCTTCACCATCGAGGGCGGCGCCCCCGAGAACGCATTCTACATGGCGGATGACGGGGATATCGGCCTGGGAACCTCCATGCCGCAGGCATCGCTGCACGTGGCCTCCCAGACGTTCCCGACGTTGCGGCTTGAGCGAACGAGCCCGCCCACATCGGAGTGGAACATCGCAGCGTCCCCGGGGACCCTGCGTATCCGCGATGTCGAGACCTGGACCATCCCGTTCAGCATTGTCACCGGCGCCCCGACCAACGCCCTGACCATCGCCGAGAGCGGCAATATCGGCATCGGCACCTCCGAGGCCGCAGCACCGCTGGAGGTCAGTGACGACGCCACCTTCAGCTTCTTCCGCATCACCGCGGCGCAGGCCGCGATCAACCAGTCGGTCGACATCACCTTCACCGGCGGGCCGCTCGGCACGGGCGAGCTGCGCTACAACATCGTCGACGGCGACGGCCCCGAGATGAAGCTGAACGCCGATGGCGACATGCAGATCCTGGGCACGCTGACCACCGGCGGGCCCAGCTGCACGGGCGGCTGCGACGCGGTCTTCACCGAAGAGCGGATCATCCCGGAAGCGGACTATGCCGCGCGGATGTGGGCCGATGGCTACCTGCCCCATGTCGGCCCGACCGCGCCGGAAACGCCGGTCAACGTGAGCGAGAAGCTGGGCGGCATCCTGAACGCGCTGGAACATGCGCATGTGTTCATCGACCGGCAGAACAGCCGCATCGAAACGCTCGAGGCGGAAAAAGCGGCCCAGAACGACCGGATCGCGGCCCAGGACGCCCGGATCGAGGCGCTTCTGGCTCGGATGGAGGCGATCGAAACGGGTCAGCGCGCCGACTGA